A single Primulina eburnea isolate SZY01 chromosome 11, ASM2296580v1, whole genome shotgun sequence DNA region contains:
- the LOC140804466 gene encoding uncharacterized protein, with protein MARRSKFSLEFTPNYGWMREPTLVTIKLNYNGSMVTNRKTKVYEGGSTEFFDFVDMDKIGLIELWGYAKEVGCMDKDRFRFWHKIGTYLTDGRYLESDADVVEIRNNVPKNYEVEIYIEHDECVSINQIDASCVLEQPNEVEPSTRVGMNVEDDVEFNDSDFDFEEEANYKGKGKNLVIDGAISNEWFERMQGGEGDDDCAEIDELESTFASEEEDSQKFEMYEHSENPDLKLGMIFDSKKEAKFAIESHCIRRGMVVNFVKNDKSRLRGVCKNEGCKWVIHVSPMSKDSCWQIKTFDSEHKNCYWNVKNRNIKSSWLGETFVNKLKSNPKLGTKEFREDVKSTLNVSLTYKQAYLGRKKALKLVEGSIAEQFSRIRNYCAELKRSDEGASVILKLTGEDDGPRFQRMYVCFSACKEGFKESCRPLVGVDGCFLKTSSGGQLLTAVGLDPNNNIFPIAYALVEGETKDSWMWFLRLLDNDIGFENQDGWTFMSDKQKGLIPAFETLFPNAENRFCVRHLYTNMKSDGFRGVAIKNAVWAAARATRVEEFKRRMEELKKINQDAYIWLAKKPEQHWSKAYFSTMPKCDILLNNMCECFNSMILDAREKPIISMFETIRNLLMARFQANRQKAEKWDGVMCPKIQVVLAKNSKVAATLTPSIADETHFQISGIHQQHCVDLGRMSCSCRKWDLTGIPCPHAVCAIWCRQENPEAYVHRYYSVMKYKQCYSRSIMPINGADLWPECHFVPPLPPMYKDKVGRPQKLRRRQPDEVPASRQSKLKGVKRYNKCRTCGGFGHNQRSCNISKASAEAETQENDEMDRGETEIPQNYNEMDIGDIQSAPQTCNEAEVGATTQGDAMSDESERFISNKSAERAEAALRRRKKLQVKNYMFCFFVRLK; from the exons ATGGCTCGAAGAAGTAAATTTTCGCTTGAATTCACCCCGAATTACG GTTGGATGAGAGAACCCACTCTTGTTACAATTAAATTGAACTACAATGGTTCAATGGTTACCAATCGCAAGACGAAAGTGTACGAAGGTGGGAGTACTGAATTCTTTGATTTTGTGGACATGGATAAGATAGGGTTGATTGAACTATGGGGATATGCTAAGGAAGTAGGATGCATGGACAAAGATAGGTTCAGATTTTGGCACAAAATCGGTACATATTTGACCGATGGTAGATATTTGGAAAGTGATGCTGATGTGGTTGAAATCAGGAACAATGTCCCCAAAAATTACGAAGTGGAAATTTATATCGAACATGATGAATGTGTTTCAATCAATCAGATAGATGCATCATGCGTTTTAGAGCAACCGAATGAAGTTGAACCGAGTACAAGGGTTGGAATGAAtgttgaagatgatgtagaattTAACGATAGTGATTTTGATTTCGAAGAAGAAGCAAATTATAAGGGAAAGGGGAAAAATTTAGTAATTGATGGTGCTATTTCCAATGAATGGTTTGAGAGAATGCAAGGTGGTGAAGGAGATGATGATTGTGCAGAAATTGATGAGTTAGAGAGTACATTTGCTTCTGAAGAGGAAGATTCACAGAAATTCGAAATGTATGAACATTCGGAAAATCCTGACTTGAAGCTTGGCATGATATTTGATTCCAAAAAAGAGGCAAAGTTTGCAATAGAAAGTCATTGTATTAGACGAGGGATGGTAGTTAACTTTGTGAAGAATGACAAAAGTAGGCTTCGAGGTGTGTGCAAAAATGAAGGATGTAAATGGGTTATTCATGTGTCACCAATGAGTAAGGACAGTTGCTGGCAGATAAAGACTTTCGATTCTGAGCACAAAAACTGTTATTGGAATGTGAAGAACAGAAACATCAAATCAAGCTGGTTAGGTGAAACTTTCGTGAATAAATTGAAATCAAATCCCAAGTTAGGTACGAAAGAGTTTAGAGAAGATGTTAAATCTACTTTGAATGTGTCCCTCACATACAAACAAGCTTATCTGGGGCGTAAAAAAGCATTGAAGCTAGTTGAGGGCAGCATAGCGGAACAATTTAGCCGAATAAGAAATTATTGTGCTGAATTGAAAAGGTCTGATGAAGGTGCTTCTGTCATTCTGAAACTGACTGGTGAAGATGATGGGCCAAGATTTCAGAGGATGTATGTGTGTTTTTCGGCCTGTAAAGAAGGTTTTAAAGAGTCTTGTAGACCTCTGGTTGGAGTTGATGGATGTTTTTTGAAAACCAGTAGTGGTGGACAATTGTTGACTGCAGTTGGCCTAGATCCGAATAACAACATTTTTCCTATTGCGTATGCATTGGTGGAAGGAGAAACAAAGGATAGTTGGATGTGGTTTCTGCGGTTGTTGGATAACGATATTGGCTTCGAGAATCAAGATGGTTGGACCTTCATGTCTGATAAGCAAAAAGGCTTGATTCCTGCATTTGAGACTTTGTTTCCAAACGCTGAAAATAGATTTTGTGTTAGGCATCTATACACCAACATGAAATCTGATGGATTCAGAGGTGTGGCGATAAAAAATGCTGTTTGGGCAGCCGCTAGGGCGACAAGAGTGGAAGAGTTCAAAAGGCGGATGGAAGAGTTAAAGAAGATTAATCAAGATGCTTACATATGGTTGGCTAAAAAACCTGAACAACACTGGTCCAAGGCATACTTTAGCACCATGCCGAAATGTGATATACTTCTTAACAACATGTGTGAGTGTTTCAACAGCATGATTTTAGATGCGAGGGAAAAACCAATCATCTCAATGTTCGAAACAATAAGAAATTTGTTGATGGCCAGGTTTCAAGCAAACAGACAGAAGGCCGAGAAATGGGATGGTGTGATGTGTCCGAAAATACAAGTTGTCTTGGCAAAGAATAGCAAGGTAGCAGCTACTCTTACTCCTTCGATTGCTGACGAGACACATTTTCAGATCTCCGGCATACACCAGCAGCATTGTGTTGATCTCGGTAGGATGAGTTGCAGTTGTAGGAAATGGGATTTGACTGGAATTCCATGTCCACATGCTGTTTGTGCTATTTGGTGTAGGCAAGAGAACCCGGAAGCTTATGTACATCGTTATTACAGTGTTATGAAATACAAGCAGTGTTACTCGCGATCCATCATGCCCATTAATGGAGCAGACCTTTGGCCTGAATGCCACTTCGTCCCTCCATTACCACCCATGTATAAAGACAAGGTTGGTAGGCCACAAAAGTTGAGAAGGCGACAACCTGATGAAGTTCCAGCTTCAAGACAATCAAAGCTGAAAGGTGTGAAAAGATACAACAAATGTCGGACATGTGGAGGTTTTGGACACAATCAAAGGAGTTGCAACATATCTAAAGCAAGTGCTGAAGCCGAGACACAAGAGAACGATGAAATGGACAGAGGTGAAACCGAAATACCACAGAATTACAATGAAATGGATATAG GTGACATACAATCTGCACCACAAACATGCAATGAGGCCGAGGTTGGTGCGACTACACAGGGTGACGCAATGTCAGATGAAAGCGAAAGATTCATATCCAACAAAAGTGCAGAACGTGCTGAGGCAGCATTGAGGAGAAGGAAAAAACTGCAGGTTAAAAACTACATGTTCTGTTTTTTTGTTCGTTTAAAATGA
- the LOC140805025 gene encoding large ribosomal subunit protein uL30y-like yields the protein MGEEVKREVAVPESVLKKQKRNEEWALAKVKELDESKKKKSETRKLICKKARQYAKEYEDQEKELIRLKREARLKGGFYVNPEAKLLFIIRIRGINAMHPRTKKILQLLRLRQIFNGVFLKVNKATMNMLHRVEPYVTYGYPNLKSVRELIYKRGYGKVNKQRNALTDNSIIEQVLGKYGIICMEDLIHEIMTVGPHFKQANNFLWPFQLKAPLGGLKKKRNHYVEGGDAGNREDYINELIRRMN from the exons ATGGGTGAGGAGGTCAAACGTGAAGTGGCAGTTCCCGAGTCTGTTCTCAAGAAACAGAAGAGAAACGAGGAGTGGGCCCTTGCTAAGGTAAAagagcttgatgaatcaaaaAAGAAGAAATCTGAGACCCGAAAGTTGATCTGCAAGAAAGCAAGGCAGTATGCCAAGGAGTACGAGGATCAG GAGAAGGAGTTGATTCGCTTGAAGCGGGAGGCTAGACTGAAGGGTGGCTTTTATGTTAATCCAGAAGCTAAGCTTTTGTTCATTATCAGAATCCGTGG AATTAATGCCATGCATCCGAGAACCAAGAAAATTCTGCAGCTTCTTCGATTACGTCAG ATCTTTAATGGTGTCTTTTTGAAAGTTAACAAAGCTACAATGAACATGCTTCACAGAGTTGAGCCATATGTTACATATGG GTACCCTAACCTCAAAAGTGTCCGTGAATTGATTTACAAGCGTGGTTATGGGAAAGTAAACAAGCAGAGAAATGCCTTGACCGACAATTCCATTATTGAGCAG GTGCTGGGTAAATACGGTATAATCTGCATGGAGGATCTAATTCATGAAATTATGACTGTTGGACCCCACTTCAAACAAGCAAACAACTTCCTATGGCCATTCCAACTCAAAGCACCTTTGGGTGGTTTGAAGAAGAAGAGGAATCATTATGTTGAAGGTGGTGACGCTGGTAATCGTGAGGATTACATCAATGAGTTGATTAGGAGGATGAACTGA